A part of Brassica rapa cultivar Chiifu-401-42 chromosome A05, CAAS_Brap_v3.01, whole genome shotgun sequence genomic DNA contains:
- the LOC103868324 gene encoding uncharacterized protein LOC103868324 encodes MGDIIVATGKTKDSGGSSTIKCPMLSSTNYTIWAIRMKLALQIHKVWEIVEGEETTEGDKNCMAKALLFQSIPESLILKVRELDTAKKMKDNETIDEFGGNLAEISSKSSALGISIEEPKLDKKFLSSLPRKKYIHIVASLEQVLDLNTTSYEDIIGRLKTYEERIQENEEPHEDQTKLIGRERGCNTWRDPTNITWYRCDKIGHYATDCPDRFLKLQEAQENTNSETHDADELMIHEVVYLKEKNCLPDKCEANSRAENIWYLDNGGSNHMTGDKRYFSELDSSVTRKVRFGDDSRIDIKGKDTISFIDMNGEPRKMTNVYYIPELRSNIISLGQAT; translated from the exons ATGGGAGATATCATCGTTGCAACCGGGAAGACGAAAGACAGTGGAGGATCCTCTACAATAAAGTGTCCGATGTTGAGCTCCACAAACTATACCATTTGGGCTATCAGGATGAAGCTTGCGTTACAGATACACAAAGTTTGGGAGATCGTGGAAGGTGAAGAAACAACCGAGGGAGACAAAAATTGCATGGCCAAAGCTTTATTATTCCAATCTATACCAGAAAGTCTTATTCTTAAAGTTAGAGAACTCGATACAGCAAAAAAG ATGAAGGATAATGAAACCATTGATGAGTTTGGAGGAAATCTTGCTGAGATTTCATCTAAATCCTCGGCCCTAGGGATAAGCATCGAAGAACCTAAACTCGACAAGAAGTTCCTATCAAGCCTCCCTCGTAAAAAATACATCCACATTGTAGCGTCCCTCGAGCAAGTATTAGACCTAAATACTACAAGTTATGAGGATATCATAGGTCGTTTGAAAACTTATGAGGAACGTATACAAGAGAATGAGGAACCACATGAAGATCAGACCAAACTCAT AGGACGCGAAAGAGGTTGCAATACGTGGAGAGATCCAACAAATATCACGTGGTATCGTTGCGACAAGATAGGGCACTACGCGACGGATTGCCCTGATCGATTTTTGAAGCTACAGGAAGCTCAAGAGAATACCAATAGTGAGACACATGATGCGGATGAGCTTATGATTCACGAGGTGGTGTATCTAAAAGAGAAGAACTGTCTACCAGACAAATGCGAGGCAAACTCCAGAGCAGAAAACATATGGTACTTAGATAATGGGGGAAGTAATCATATGACAGGAGACAAGAGATATTTTTCTGAGTTGGATAGTTCAGTCACCAGAAAAGTGAGATTCGGGGATGACTCACGCATTGATATAAAGGGAAAGGACACCATATCTTTCATAGATATGAACGGAGAGCCAAGGAAGATGACCAACGTCTACTACATTCCGGAGTTGAGAAGCAACATCATTAGTCTCGGACAAGCAACATAG